Proteins encoded in a region of the Triticum dicoccoides isolate Atlit2015 ecotype Zavitan chromosome 3A, WEW_v2.0, whole genome shotgun sequence genome:
- the LOC119270029 gene encoding acyl-[acyl-carrier-protein] desaturase 4, chloroplastic-like: MAKLGLAVGTSTKFSCFFFSDKSNAGSGRATRLGWILCPANPRCSLARRWTAAAAVEAPPRSIDMGCAPVPREQAEIVQSLNGWVAENMLPLLNPVESSWQPHDFMPCSAATPGASEEEALSAFMDGVAALRAGAARVPDEVLVCLVGNMVTEEALPSYQSMGNRTEGIADDTGASSLPWAQWIRGWTAEENRHGDLLNRYLYLSGRVDMRQVETTVHHLLRNGMEMLVPKSPYHSVIYGAFQERATFVSHVHTARLAGQHGDQALAKICGVIAADEKRHEAGYTRVCAKLFELDPDGMVRALAHVMRGKVTMPGLLMSDGRDAASGENSLFERFSAVAQSAGVYTARDYGDLVEHFVRRWRVAELAGLSGEGRRAQEYVCGLPPKIRRMEELAHQRAARSELRPARFSWIFDRHVMVG, from the exons ATGGCGAAGCTGGGGCTAGCAGTAGGCACGTCGACCAAgttctcctgcttcttcttctccgACAAGAGCAACGCGGGCTCGGGGAGAGCCACGCGCCTCGGATGGATCCTCTGTCCTGCAAATCCTAGGTGCAG TTTGGCGAGGAGATGGACCGCGGCCGCGGCGGTGGAGGCCCCGCCGAGGAGCATCGACATGGGGTGCGCGCCGGTGCCGCGGGAGCAGGCGGAGATCGTGCAGTCGCTGAACGGCTGGGTGGCGGAGAACATGCTCCCGCTGCTCAACCCGGTGGAGTCCTCGTGGCAGCCGCACGACTTCATGCCGTGCTCCGCCGCGACGCCCGGCGCGTCGGAGGAGGAGGCTCTGTCCGCCTTCATGGACGGCGTGGCTGCGCTGCGCGCGGGAGCCGCCCGCGTGCCCGACGAGGTCCTGGTCTGCCTGGTGGGCAACATGGTGACGGAGGAGGCGCTCCCGTCGTACCAGAGCATGGGGAACCGCACGGAGGGCATCGCGGACGACACCGGGGCCAGCAGCCTCCCCTGGGCGCAGTGGATCCGCGGCTGGACGGCCGAGGAGAACCGCCACGGCGACCTCCTCAACCGCTACCTCTACCTCTCCGGCCGCGTCGACATGCGCCAGGTCGAGACCACCGTCCACCACCTCCTCCGCAACGGCATG GAGATGCTGGTGCCCAAGAGCCCGTACCACAGCGTGATCTACGGCGCGTTCCAGGAGCGCGCGACCTTCGTCTCCCACGTGCACACGGCGAGGCTCGCCGGGCAGCACGGCGACCAGGCGCTCGCCAAGATCTGCGGCGTGATTGCCGCCGACGAGAAGAGGCACGAGGCGGGCTACACCAGGGTGTGCGCCAAGCTCTTCGAGCTGGACCCCGACGGCATGGTGCGCGCGCTGGCGCACGTCATGCGCGGCAAGGTCACCATGCCGGGGCTGCTCATGTCCGACGGCCGCGACGCCGCCAGTGGCGAGAACAGCCTGTTCGAGCGGTTCTCCGCCGTGGCGCAGAGTGCCGGCGTGTACACGGCGAGGGACTACGGCGATCTGGTGGAGCACTTCGTGCGCAGGTGGCGGGTGGCGGAGCTCGCCGGACTCTCTGGAGAGGGCCGCCGGGCGCAGGAGTACGTGTGCGGGCTGCCGCCCAAGATCCGGAGGATGGAGGAGCTGGCACACCAAAGGGCGGCCCGTAGCGAGCTCAGGCCGGCCCGCTTCAGTTGGATCTTCGATAGGCACGTCATGGTGGGCTGA